One window of Schistocerca gregaria isolate iqSchGreg1 unplaced genomic scaffold, iqSchGreg1.2 ptg000182l, whole genome shotgun sequence genomic DNA carries:
- the LOC126304676 gene encoding proteasome activator complex subunit 3-like isoform X2 — MSKYSLLDAKHKEEIERIKQSIATRAEDIVKSFMPKKVIELNKLLDSEDFSADFSKISTPIIFDRDTTADEQPDSDEHSGKKRKLTETTQTSIKQTEAADSHSRVKDNTSVSSNPHIIKVFDVLKANVLEFIETLTAVRIWVQLNIPRIEDGNNFGVSIQEETLNELARAEENAFSSLDNIPKYFLNRARYITKILKYPGISDYRQSVIELDEKVYIKAVLILKEVRDNYSIFHDMIVKNWAKIRKPRSDNESTLY, encoded by the exons ATGTCAAAGT ACTCCTTGCTAGATGCTAAGCACAAAGAGGAGATCGAGAGGATAAAACAATCAATAGCCACGCGCGCAGAGGATATCGTCAAGTCGTTCATGCCAAAAAAGGTGATTGAACTAAATAAACTCTTAGAC AGCGAAGACTTTTCGGCCGACTTCTCCAAGATTAGCACTCCCATAATATTTGACCGCGATACGACTGCCGACGAACAGCCAGACAGCGACGAGCATTCtggtaaaaaaagaaaactgactgAAACAACTCAAACATCTATAAAACAGACTGAAGCAGCTGACTCGCATTCCCGCGTAAAAGACAATACCAGTGTCTCGTCCAATCCA CATATTATAAAAGTCTTTGACGTTCTAAAAGCCAATGTGCTGGAATTTATAGAGACGCTCACTGCTGTCAGGATATGGGTACAACTAAACATCCCTAGGATAGAAGACGGAAACAATTTTGGCGTCTCGATACAAGAAGAAACCCTCAACGAGCTGGCACGTGCGGAGGAAAACGCGTTCTCAAGTCTAGACAACATACCAAAATACTTTCTAAACCGTGCCAGATATATTACTAAA ATTTTGAAATATCCAGGAATTTCCGACTATAGACAGAGTGTCATAGAACTAGACGAAAAGGTGTACATTAAGGCTGTTTTGATATTGAAAGAGGTTAGAGACAATTATTC
- the LOC126304676 gene encoding proteasome activator complex subunit 3-like isoform X1 — protein sequence MSKCQDSLLDAKHKEEIERIKQSIATRAEDIVKSFMPKKVIELNKLLDSEDFSADFSKISTPIIFDRDTTADEQPDSDEHSGKKRKLTETTQTSIKQTEAADSHSRVKDNTSVSSNPHIIKVFDVLKANVLEFIETLTAVRIWVQLNIPRIEDGNNFGVSIQEETLNELARAEENAFSSLDNIPKYFLNRARYITKILKYPGISDYRQSVIELDEKVYIKAVLILKEVRDNYSIFHDMIVKNWAKIRKPRSDNESTLY from the exons ATGTCAAAGT GCCAAGACTCCTTGCTAGATGCTAAGCACAAAGAGGAGATCGAGAGGATAAAACAATCAATAGCCACGCGCGCAGAGGATATCGTCAAGTCGTTCATGCCAAAAAAGGTGATTGAACTAAATAAACTCTTAGAC AGCGAAGACTTTTCGGCCGACTTCTCCAAGATTAGCACTCCCATAATATTTGACCGCGATACGACTGCCGACGAACAGCCAGACAGCGACGAGCATTCtggtaaaaaaagaaaactgactgAAACAACTCAAACATCTATAAAACAGACTGAAGCAGCTGACTCGCATTCCCGCGTAAAAGACAATACCAGTGTCTCGTCCAATCCA CATATTATAAAAGTCTTTGACGTTCTAAAAGCCAATGTGCTGGAATTTATAGAGACGCTCACTGCTGTCAGGATATGGGTACAACTAAACATCCCTAGGATAGAAGACGGAAACAATTTTGGCGTCTCGATACAAGAAGAAACCCTCAACGAGCTGGCACGTGCGGAGGAAAACGCGTTCTCAAGTCTAGACAACATACCAAAATACTTTCTAAACCGTGCCAGATATATTACTAAA ATTTTGAAATATCCAGGAATTTCCGACTATAGACAGAGTGTCATAGAACTAGACGAAAAGGTGTACATTAAGGCTGTTTTGATATTGAAAGAGGTTAGAGACAATTATTC
- the LOC126304678 gene encoding uncharacterized protein LOC126304678 — protein MEYIEEALDLVVENQCFVHQTFRVINDLLVEYEKCEEMLRFKMSGCPDGEYADEKVIDHETARTIEQIHEGLLNLEVEKRFTNGQVQFHIAINKLSRCIDKMMNIGMDNLLASVELSEKVINDLIIHHLLRQGRLELAQELHIATHNEKMSEEKFALFRTMKYLLDQLKERNIGPLIEWVNSLDENVLDKKTVDCLVFNLHKMHFISLLRQKRPNEALSYAREKLTYYSRIFKLEIQQLMGSIPYIYTLESSPYSHFLEDDQKEMQSLFLKSYFRSVSLPAKSQLHICIQAGLHVLPKLLKAEMLNLSGSWQNLQKLNFELSLPKEFTFHSIFCCPISKGISSVSNPPNLLPCGHVLSRESVIGLKTARQRSVNEHVPKLRCPYCPERAKLSDIREITFE, from the exons ATGGAATACATTGAAGAAGCTCTCGATTTGGTTGTTGAAAACCAATGTTTCGTTCATCAGACGTTTAGAGTAATCAATGACCTGCTTGTGGaatacgaaaaatgtgaagaaatgttgcGGTTCAAAATGTCTG GTTGCCCTGACGGTGAGTACGCAGATGAAAAAGTTATCGACCACGAGACAGCTCGTACAATAGAGCAAATTCACGAGGGCCTTTTGAATTTAGAGGTCGAGAAGCGTTTTACAAACGGCCAAGTACAATTTCACATAGCGATCAACAAACTGAGCCGGTGTATCGACAAAATGATGAATATAGGCATGGATAACTTGTTAGCATCAGTCGAGCTTTCAGAAAAGGTTATTAACGACCTGATTATTCATCATCTGTTGCGGCAAGGGCGGCTGGAATTGGCACAAGAGCTGCACATCGCCACGCATAACGAGAAAATGAGCGAGGAAAAATTCGCTTTGTTTCGTACCATGAAATATCTCTTGGACCagttgaaagaaagaaacattgGCCCCCTTATCGAGTGGGTAAACAGCTTGGACGAGAACGTACTCGATAAAAAGACCGTCGACTGTTTGGTATTCAATCTACATAAAATGCATTTTATCAGCTTGCTACGCCAAAAGCGACCAAACGAGGCACTTAGCTACGCAAGAGAGAAACTAACGTACTATTCCAGAATATTTAAACTAGAAATTCAACAACTCATGGGGTCAATTCCTTATATCTATACGTTGGAATCCAGCCCCTACAGTCACTTCTTAGAAGACGACCAAAAAGAAATGCAATCTCTTTTTTTAAAGTCTTACTTTCGTAGTGTCTCCCTGCCTGCTAAGTCCCAGCTTCATATTTGCATTCAGGCTGGTTTGCACGTGCTGCCGAAACTGCTCAAGGCAGAAATGCTCAACTTGTCGGGATCTTGGCAAAATTTACAAAAACTCAACTTCGAACTTTCACTTCCTAAAGAATTCACCTTTCATAGCATTTTTTGTTGCCCAATATCCAAAGGGATTTCTTCCGTATCGAACCCACCAAACCTGTTACCTTGCGGACACGTTCTGTCCAGGGAAAGCGTAATTGGACTAAAGACGGCTCGACAAAGATCAGTAAACGAGCATGTACCCAAACTCAGGTGCCCGTACTGCCCAGAGAGAGCGAAACTATCCGACATAAGAGAAATAACGTTTGAGTGA
- the LOC126304708 gene encoding DNA polymerase delta subunit 3-like — protein MLKDDNCFDQLDQLIFKDQKIITYRWLSKKFNVPSTFAKQILYQFSMRNENKLCLVYFLSGLRRTDHEHIIELVPESKLQATEKNFECLISKHIYSVSAAIPNDSNQIWLNEKELSRSLPSELMAYIGSAISYHQSFEDTKLQKNVQTDRNNLESRFSTVTDMDSTDLIPLVKPIVTPTASPNLVTAVGQGEVLVESKYSKPIKGEPDEAASPSSSSRRKTRMPRTLTQMFSKITDQSCRSAYGSPNVEPRPTSSHVTTLQAQTKDAIASPGPHEIVLSKQADQKRDEGDNFDCHLDLDEKALLDDLSRELNTEFPTQLRNRSGPRRAKEHESGSVISEKNVSSVQKDLDTAKSEKHAKSSTSKAPPKEQRLRKKRVQKTNSANSNDQSGIDSTIERDISHYRQRDMFDRYFSRSKLDDSKGPPKVNDAKYCTDDSVRVHRITKSETFVNDRGYIETKDVVELVKEENVPGDQEVVTNQAVESKDANPLPRESRSNKMGAALPFNPEKSRTIETFFKKS, from the exons ATGTTAAAAGACGATAATTGCTTTGACCAACTAGATCAGCTGATCTTCAAAGACCAAAAGATT ATCACTTACAGATGGTTGAGTAAaaagtttaacgttccgtcgacgttTGCTAAGCA gatattGTATCAATTTTCTATGAGAAATGAAAATAAGCTTTGTCTAGTTTATTTTCTTTCTGGCCTTCGTCGCACTGATCACGAACACATAATAGAATTGGTGCCAGAATCAAAGCTACAGG ctacagaaaaaaattttgaatgTCTCATTTCTAAGCACATTTATAGTGTCAGTGCAGCCATTCCCAACGATAGTAATCAAATTTGGCTAAATGAAAAGGAGTTGTCGAGAAGTCTGCCATCTGAATTGATGGCATATATAGGGTCTGCTATTTCGTATCATCAAAGTTTCGAAGAcaccaaattacaaaaaaatgttcaaacagaTAGAAACAATTTGGAATCGAGATTTTCGACTGTCACTGACATGGATTCGACCGATCTCATTCCGCTCGTCAAGCCTATCGTGACGCCAACTGCTTCTCCTAATTTGGTCACGGCAGTAGGTCAAGGGGAGGTGCTTGTTGAGTCTAAATATTCTAAACCTATCAAGGGGGAGCCCGATGAAGCAGCATCGCCATCATCTTCGTCTAGGCGAAAAACCAGGATGCCTCGAACTTTGAcgcaaatgttttcaaaaataacgGATCAATCTTGTAGGTCAGCGTATGGATCTCCGAATGTCGAGCCCAGACCAACTTCTTCCCACGTTACGACCCTTCAAGCACAAACGAAGGATGCCATAGCGAGCCCTGGTCCTCACGAGATAGTTCTGAGCAAACAGGCTGATCAAAAGCGTGATGAGGGAGACAACTTTGATTGTCATCTGGATTTAGACGAAAAAGCACTTCTAGATGACCTGAGCCGAGAGTTGAATACAGAATTTCCTACTCAGCTTCGAAATAGAAGCGGCCCAAGAAGGGCGAAAGAGCATGAGAGCGGTTCTGTGATATCAGAAAAAAACGTTTCCTCCGTTCAAAAAGATTTAGACACAGCTAAATCTGAAAAACATGCAAAAAGTTCAACCTCTAAGGCACCTCCAAAGGAACAAAGGCTTCGAAAGAAGAGAGTTCAAAAAACAAATTCTGCAAATTCAAATGACCAGAGTGGCATTGACTCTACAATTGAACGGGACATTAGCCACTATCGACAGAGGGACATGTTTGACCGATATTTTTCTAGAAGTAAGTTAGACGATTCGAAAGGTCCTCCAAAGGTGAATGATGCTAAGTATTGTACAGACGATTCTGTACGCGTACATCGTATTACGAAATCGGAAACCTTTGTTAATGATCGCGGTTATATAGAAACAAAAGATGTTGTCGAACTTGTAAAAGAAGAGAATGTGCCAGGGGATCAGGAAGTGGTCACCAATCAAGCGGTGGAATCGAAGGACGCAAATCCGCTGCCCAGAGAAAGCAGAAGTAACAAGATGGGCGCGGCCTTGCCTTTTAATCCTGAAAAATCGAGAACTATTGAGACTTTTTTCAAAAAGTCTTAG